TTTAATTTTTACTAaatgcatactgtatatcaactatatatttttttaacatgCTTTTAAATAATACCAACTCATGGACAGTACAGTTTGAGCCAGATAAGATAAGGTCCAGATAGCAGGTCCTGATGAATCCTctacaaataataatacattcatTAATGTAAACTATTAAGATGTGTTCAAAGTTTTTCCTGTGCACTATGTGGCACACTTTTATCTGTAACAAATCTCACTTCAAGCTGAACTAAAAGGTTGGCTTCCCTGCTAATATCTAGAGATCTAAAGTTGTAGTAGTACTGATATCTAGAGGAGATCTAAGGTTGTGGTAGTACTGATATCTGGAGATCTAAGGTTGTAGTAGTACTGATATCTAGAGGAGATCTAAGGTTGTGGTAGTACTGGCAAGAATTCAAAACTACTTTCAGTCAAACTTTACTTGGATAGTCCACCCACAGACTATACTATCTAAAGAGGCTCCGATTATCATTGACACTCTGATAACTACACATTCTGGTTAAGGTTAGAGGTTGGATTTGGTGATGTTCAGTAACCATTTTACATACTGAGCTTGAATGTTAACAGATGGCATTCTCTCCCCACTTTCATCCCTGCTGTCCAGTAGATGTTGGCTGTTAAGTAAAGTGTCTACTTTCTTGTCCGCATTGCCCTATCATGACCCAAATAAGCCTGATTTCCCTCGCATGTTGCCTCATCTTTTAGCGCTctttgttctgttctgttccgcAGGTGCCTGCGGGTGGctgctgtgtctttgtgtcctcTGAGGCACAGACTATCTTTCCCTGTACCTGGTGGGACATGGAGTTCTTGTGCTGCATTGTGAATGCAGTAGCTAGATCAGACGTCTGGCTTCAATAATCTCATTTTCACGGttgaaaaaaacattcaaacagACAGTGTTAGCagctatgctgtgctgtgctgcatctCTATGTGACATTGGCTTTTGGATGATAAACTATTGACAAAAAAGAAGCAAAGTGAGGACACTTCAACGGGAGCCCTGACCTTGAGAGTTGACCTGCTTCGGATGTGGATGCAGAGGGACTACAGAATTATTTGTTGATATCAGGACTCCTCCTAAAGTCTTTTCAGTTCTAGTGTGAGTTTACCTTTGGTCAGTTGGTAAAGAATACAGCCTCACACAGGTACATGTAGTATACACCACATCAAACACTCACTTGATCAACTGACATGACCTGCAGAAGGTTTAgataaaacaataaacaaatagtTGAACTAATACATGTACTGGACTGTACAGCTTAACATCATTGTACTGTGGCTATGCCAAAATAGGGAGACTGGATAAACAGACTTCAGTCTTCTTAGTGAACACAACCTTGTTTGCTCATGAATTTCACATAATTGTTGTGGCTTCTGATGTTCCTCCTGAACTCTATGATGAAAAGCACTGAGCTTGATTGGAATTCCTCACTGCACAATCAGAAACTGTGTTTGACGTGAAAAGTATTATTTTTCTATTCGGAGCAGGCCTGTCATTGTGAAAGAGAAAGCCTTTGTGTATTATACCCAATGCACCAAACGTTTTTTTACTCTTAATAGGGGTTCTTCATCATCACATGCACAGCCCATCTTACTGTCCAAATGAGCCAGGTTCTAtgtacagcacatttagccttCCCACAGTTGCCATCTTAAAAGTCCATAGGAACTGTACAGTGACAAAGTGGTGGACTTACCCATTCATTTATTGCCATCATGTAGTGAAGACTCGAGTGTTATTCCCATGCACTAAATTAAACATGATGTAAATACAGTATCCACCATGTATTAAAGAAATATAATACATTAAACAGGTCACCTGTCATTTCTGTGAAAATATGCAATGGGAGGAAGTGTCCTATGGAAATTATAGAATTTTATTCCTGTCCCTACTTGGTGACAGCACCAGGAAGTGAGCTATCTTTGTCAATTTTGCCCGTTTTGACCATCCATATTAATAGGCCTACTGCCTATGTATATTTTAGGGTGAATAAGAGAGTtgtctgtgtaagtgtatgGCTATTATTACCTAAATTTGAAGTCACTCTTGTCATATCAATTCAAgacgttttcttctctcacaAAATATCATGAGTTTAAACTCATAGGCCTACTCCTATCAATTACTTCAGAGCCATATACGTCTCTGAATTACTTTTAAATGCACTGCTCTCTGCTGGTCATCAACAATATTGCACTGTTTGACATTACTATTACATTGTGTTCAAGCCAACGTCAGTGACAAGTtaaagccagagactttctaatgtggagacacagcactcaaaaaatactccatagaaatgcatggggctagtttgtcacgccaatatggcctgttgtctacacatatcccaccccttcctcggcaaaacgtcgacatgtgaatacattgagccaatcatgtggtgtgatgtgaatacattgagccaatcatatggtgcgttgtgaagacatcctgccaatcatgtgttgtgatctcgccactggagcaagattggtgtcgtgaagccttgcgcacgcgcagttcgacccaaagactgtgcccgatgagtgcccataaaacgttggtatatggccgccgagtggagggacttcaAAATGATAGCCCCTACAATCTCACAACTAAAATGGACTGCAAAATCTCTGCTTCAACGAGATGCAATAATTTAGTTTATTATACACTCGTGGTGAGAATAAAGCACAGCAAAAGACCCCTATCGTAGAGCTTTACATAGGGTCTGCAACAAAAATTGAAAGAGCACAACTGTTGTTGGCACGGGACTATGAAAGGAAAGCCGATAGCGCCGCTAAGGATTGTAGCGACGCAAAATCTTGCGGCATTGCTTTCtttatcttttcttttcttttttaatcgaGCAACACTCagtgtagcctaggcaaatactCTTTAGTTAGGCCTACCAGCCATCTGTGGCCTAGGCCATTATTAGAGCGCATGACAATGCAATCTACCGTTCCTCTTTTTATTCTTCTTTTAACGCTTTTTCCGCGTTTAACGCGGCTTccaccgtttaacgtagaaacttcacaCGTTTAATGCGGCTTccaccgtttaacgtagaaacttcacgCGTTTAATGctgcttcaaccgtttaacgtagaaacttcacgcgtttaatgcggcttcaaccatttaacgtagaaacttcattcaaactgcgttacgtaggtcttacttaggacaggtgtggaatgtctttttgaactattaattaaaaactactgaaAATTTCCCCATatacttaacattgccgatgcCAAGTGTTCCGGCCAGAGCCAGATGgttccggccacctccagcaactgtctgtctcaggctttaagcatacaatctggctctcttaagactacagatcctgtttaactgtttcaaaataaaagtctccactacaataattccctattaaataagttaaccatttaaactatccaactatttaactgttcaactattccaactgtcagttatcatcaactatgcctctagcctactatattaaaccaccacctacctagcaaccaatttagcaaccattgaaattaagcatctatgtcagtttccatagcaaccaagatgattatactagcaaaccactgtagtaaaggcccattcacaccaagaacgataacgataatgataactatatccataacgataaaagcgttcacactgaacaatgataaacaaagtctctccttgtgttaatgaatgtgacggctaaaattcgatgggttctgattggctattagcattttatcgttatgaaaatcgctctgaaagtgatccccaacgatatcgttcttcatgtcgttatcgttatagtttatgtgtgaacgtcgtcattcatattaacgagaacgatatttatttatagttatagttattgttatcgttcttggtgtgaatgggccttaactcctttatttctgatagtagccaccatggacaccctagcaacaacctagcaacgacttcaagtaccctagcaacagcctagcaaccacattcacaattaaaacatagcaaccaacatcatgaacctagcaaccagcatagcaaccaccataactactctagcaacagtcagttgtcatcaactttgactcccTGTCAACTGTTTCCTTTGTCCTCAACTTCAACTTCACAATAAGTCCTCAATACAATAATTCGCTATAAAATAatgtaactatttaaactactcaactatttaactgttcgtccattccaactgtcagttgtcatcaactatgacaccctccatctttttacttttagacaatattcaacaatatttcattcagTAGCCATTTTAGCATTTCcgtgcactcgtaattccctggaattacattctccaGTAGTTGTTATTAttagcaaagatccttgattaccgcTTGAACCTCTGTTATTAGCCTAACTGAGCAACTCCGTTAGTCTTCACAGCAGCATTCCATCGGTTCTGTAGAGTCGATGCTAAATAAAAGAAATTACATAGAAACAGTCAAACATTCGAAATAACTCGGCCTACAGGCCACTAGGCAACAGTCACACATTCCTTCAGGTGggttaggctaggcctacagacaTTTTGGCCTTGCCACACACGTCTGATTCAGAGGTAAGTATAGACACTAGGTGATCAGGCTATCAAGTCAATAGGCCACATAAAATAGACTAATTAGACTGCCTTCGCGTATGCTAGTTTCACACCGGCACACGATTGTTATTGCTATGGTTAATTGGttgacatagcctaggctataagaACTAGGAGGGCCTACCGCATCATAGGCCTATGTGCCATCATGCCGTATCAACATAAAGATGCGATTCCAACGATGATATCCAGTTTGAAAATCATTGGTTTCCGTCAAACGATGTTTAACACATATAGGCTATAGCAGAATGCACATTCatgaaaaaatgtttaaatttgAGCCCGAAGCAAATAGCCTAGGTTACCAATCAGTACCGGGGGAAAGACACAAATGACCCACGCAAGTGGAAAGCAGAGTACCGGTAGGCTAACATTGTTTTTAATGGTAGGAGGAGATGAAGGAAGAAGGCGCTGCCCAGGAAACATTTGAAGTGGAACAATTTTGTCATTCAAAATCTAAAATTGATCAAGCACTTGGGAGGATGCAAGACTTTCTCAGGGAAGAGACTGGTGAAATTGACACACTAATGAAGTCCCTCAGGCACATTAACCAATCTGTCACAGACAGATCACAGTGCAGGATCAAGTGCTTGCCAAAGGACTTCACTGACAGAGAGATGAACAACAATGACGAACGCTCAACAGAAGTAAATCAGGAGCACTTGACAACTGACCAAATGGAGATCAAGCAGCGTTTCAACGCTCTTAAACAAAAAGAGATGAAACTGCAGTGTCAACTAATAGAAAGAAACGAAGAGTTTGAAATGGAGAAGATAGttctggagagggagagagtgcacgAAAGAATGGATTGGGACAGGTATATGCAGGAGAGAGAAGCTGCTTTGCTGTCTAcagtgatgtctgtgatgataAAGCGAAAAAAGATGATGGAGGAGTTGAGAAATCAAGTAGTGAGAGAGGTGAGATATTTCTTCACGATTTTATTCTTTTGTTCAGCACCAGGTGTTATTTCATAGTCAGTTTTAGAGAATGAATACCAAGTGTGCAATATCAATACAGTAGTTGAATGCTTTAAAATttctaaaaaattaaaaatttcTAAAACAAAGCTTTGTATTGGGATCGTTAGTGGTATCGTTAACGTGTGGATGTGTACGATTCCGATGGATAACGTTTGGAACCGGTTCCGAACCGATTCCCAAGCCTAGCCTCTACTGTGCCGTCACATTCATAGCTTGATGTGTCATTGGCAATCTATTATGCATTCATGTCTCAATCTTCAGAGCACCAGCAACACGAAACGTATGGAAGGAGCAGTCAAGAATTGCTGTGGGACACGCAGGAAGTGGTGGAGTTTTCGAAAATTTGAAAACAATATTCCTCGTCGGGTAGTTTGATTTTTAAAtgtcattcattttatttagtttatttgtttctgatgaAACAAAGAATCTAAAATAATCCTATAGTGTTCACTGTTCCTTCAGAGTCacatcatgtaggcctatttgatgATTAAGAAGCTCCTGCTCTTTAAACTATGACTAGAAGCATAAAACAAAGAATATTGTAAGGCAAATGTGTTCGATATTCACAAGCTTTGTTTTGATATTTTCCCCTCTCAGTGGACTTCCACAAGCAgagcttttaaaaacaagtgtgAGTGTGGCAGGCACACAGATAACAGAGGACAGACATCAGCAGCTGCCAATCAAGGAGGGCTGCTTCAGGTTGGCCCAGCAGGAGAGGTCATCCCATCTCAACATTCAGATCCAAGCAATGGTGAGGACCATACAGACAGCACTGTAGAGTTAATTAGACAGAAAGAACTGAAAAAGATTGCCATAATGGAGAAGAGGGTTCGAGGGGCTGAAATGAAAAGGCAGGCAAAAGTAGGACGGAAAGCTaaaaagacagagaagaaacggaggaagaaagagatgaAGACCTCTGCTCAGATGGAAGATAGAGTGAAAGATGTCACACTGAGGGAGCATGCAGAACAGAATGAACTGAAGATAGCTGAGCAGGAGAAACAGAAAGGACTTGGCATCCTGCACAGGATGGGTTGGAACACCCACAAAAGAGGGATCAAATCGAACAAGACTGTAACCAGCCCATGAGCCTTAGCCTACATGATTGCATGATTTTGCTTCCttaaaattaatataaaaaacatgAACAGCAGCGTTGCTTTGACTTGTTTTATTGTGTGTAAATTCAAGTCCAACCAATGTAGAGATCCATGGCTAAGGaggaaccccacacacacacacacacacacacctgaccacaAATTTCATTATCCCATTAAATGATCTGCTTTTTTACGTTAAAATAATTTACTGACACAAGTGAACACCTTTTTCAATATTTAGTTATTGCCCCTTTACACCTGGGTGAGGGGTACACTTCAAACATAGGTGGAGACTCATAAAtgcacatctggcaacccaAGGACACACCTCATGACTGTGTTACAGGCAATTTCCTTTTTATGACTTCCTGCCAGTGATCACCATGAAAACTGCAGCAATAATAGTTTCCTTTCTTTATCTTTTCAAAGAACGTACTCATGTCAAGTTAAATGtccattttttatattttatgtatTCTAGTAGTAGGCTTATCAACTTCTTTATAAACAAAGACGTGGGCCTACATAAGATAAGGCCTTGTAAACCATCAAAACAATTGAACTAGTCTTGTGAATGTCTTTCTAATTCTTGGAAGAAAGACCAATCAATCACTCATGTTGCCGCTCGCTCGCTATAGCACCAGAAACATTTAGATTTTGTAGTAGGTCCACTCCCAGTTTTGCTATTATATTTCCCCCTTTCTCCAGAAGTGACCCGACATAATTGACTTGGGGCATGGTAGCACCGTCTAATAAAATAGGTCTACAAGAAAAATAAGTGCAGCCTGCATCGTGGAGTTACAGAAGGCTACAGAAGTTGTAAAAGGCTAATTTCGTTTCCAAATTGAATGCTAATACATTATGATAAACAATTAATTCCTTCATCTAAAAAAAGCTACAGTTAATTGTTTAGCTTCAACACAATTAGGTTCGTTTAAGCTATTCGCTGACTGTTGAACAATTTACACTCTTGACCGATACTGCACATCCTGAAAAGCAGcaccttttattttgaaacactAACCACTGCATTGGGTTGTGTTGTTTGCCTTCACTGTACTAGTGGTCTTGCGACGGTGGCTTACAATAACAGTTTAGCTAGCTGCAGTTTCAACTCTAACAAATTAAGTATGGAAACGACTTACTTGTAGATTTGAAATAATATTACGCTACAGCACGAAGAAACAAATGTAGAACACTCGGCGATGCTTGCTGTTTTTTAGTTGCATCTCTTAATATAGAGGTGGTTTTCATAAATCATTATGTCTACAAACTAGACAGCTAGCTAGCTTACACCAGCACAAGCTAGTTTGATGGAGTATGAGCTAGTTGGGTCTAGGAAGCTACCCAACGAAAACGACTTGACAACTGAGAGGTCTAAACGCGTTTTACTGTCATTGAACAAGTATTTCATATGGTATTCAGATAACCTGAGTCCTACATCATCAAGGCAAGACTACGATTATTCAAATACACGGCTTTTTATCGTTGACGCTAACATAATTTCGCTAATATTCTCGTCGGTTTTgcttagctagctagctaacttgcTATCTGTTAGCTGGCTAGCATAACGTCCACAACCGATACCCGTTCTCCTGGAAATGGTGAGTAACGCTAGACATTCAAATCTTTGCATACTTTATACTTGTTTATAACATCTCAATTTTGCAAACGTAAGATGCCACTAACTGGAATGTATAGTACTGTATCGGTGCAAAATACTTACTAGGCTAAACATTAACCGATAAAGTGAAGTGCATCTCGCTGAACTCAGCATTACAGAAGGTAATGTGAGCTAGCTATCTTTGTAACTTGCTTTAGCTATTTGCATTCCATCGATTGCGCGAGGCTAGCAAGACCACTTGTGACTGCTTGGAGGCCTTGAACGTATTGCTAATGCAGCTACCGACTACTGTAGTTATTGGATAATATTATCTGTTTTACGGAATAACAGCCACGTGTCATCATCATGTATCATATGGGATCATTAATATGGACAATAACGTACACTCTTAAGTGTACAATTTCCACATTTAGTTAGCTTTGGCAGCCTTTTAAAATGCATGTTACCCCAGGTGTAATAAGTCATTCTTTTCCTTAGACCAGTGGACGTTTTATGTGTCAGGCCTACTTATCATGACTGCATAGAGTGTTCTTCGCTACTGACGTTAGGTGTTTCAGTTTGATCTTAATTTCAGAGAGAATTGTGCCTGGCTATTCTGACATAGGTAATGATACACAGCCCGTTCCTTGGAATCTTGATACATTTGAAGTGTGAATTTATGTCTAGCAAAATGCTGGCGCAGGCCCAAATACGATGTCTGAAGATGAGATCTCATGTTCACCCTCTACAGGTAGACGCTCTGATGTGCTCATGGAGAAGGCGGCCTTTGAGGGGTGGCTGGAATCAGTCTCCGCCGCCTACCTCACACTGAGCGACCAGCAGAGGAACCAGTCGCTGGACCGCCTCATCTCCCTGAGCGGCGCCACCCAGCTCCGCCACCTGTCCAATGGGCTGGAGACGCTGCTGAAGAGGGACTTCCTGCGCCTGCTGCCTTTGGAGCTGGCCTTCTACCTGCTGCGCTGGCTGGACCCTCAGACGCTGCTCACCTGCTGCCTGGTGTGCAAGCAGTGGAACAAGGTGATCAGCGCGTGCACGGAGGTGTGGCAGGGCGTGTGCCGCGACCTGGGCTGGCGCATCGACGACTCCATCCAGGACGCGCTGCACTGGAAGCGCATCTACCTGAAGGCCAAGCTGCGCATGAGGCAGCTGCAGGAGGAGGATGCCTTTGAGACGTCCTCGCTGATCGGCCACAGTGCGCGGGTCTATGCCCTCTACTACAAAGATGGTCTCCTTTGCACAGGTAGGAGCAACACCACaagcaaaagaaaaaatacTATTTAATCATATATTTGGATAAGTTGTACTTTGTGAATACACTGCC
The Alosa alosa isolate M-15738 ecotype Scorff River chromosome 12, AALO_Geno_1.1, whole genome shotgun sequence DNA segment above includes these coding regions:
- the LOC125305004 gene encoding uncharacterized protein LOC125305004, whose amino-acid sequence is MKEEGAAQETFEVEQFCHSKSKIDQALGRMQDFLREETGEIDTLMKSLRHINQSVTDRSQCRIKCLPKDFTDREMNNNDERSTEVNQEHLTTDQMEIKQRFNALKQKEMKLQCQLIERNEEFEMEKIVLERERVHERMDWDRYMQEREAALLSTVMSVMIKRKKMMEELRNQVVRESTSNTKRMEGAVKNCCGTRRKWWSFRKFENNIPRRWTSTSRAFKNKCECGRHTDNRGQTSAAANQGGLLQVGPAGEVIPSQHSDPSNGEDHTDSTVELIRQKELKKIAIMEKRVRGAEMKRQAKVGRKAKKTEKKRRKKEMKTSAQMEDRVKDVTLREHAEQNELKIAEQEKQKGLGILHRMGWNTHKRGIKSNKTVTSP